In Nocardioides dokdonensis FR1436, the following are encoded in one genomic region:
- the hpt gene encoding hypoxanthine phosphoribosyltransferase, giving the protein MDSAHVEHDLVNVLFTEAQIQARLKEMAAQIEQDYEGEELLIVGILRGAVMVMADLARSFTRHLEMDWMAVTSYGSGTKSSGVVRILKDLDTDISGRHVVIVDEIIDTGLTLSWLTSNLTSRNPASVEIATLLRKPEALQMPVDVKYVGWDIPNEFVVGYGLDYREKYRNLRDIGTLAPHVYS; this is encoded by the coding sequence ATGGACTCTGCCCACGTGGAGCACGACCTCGTCAACGTCCTCTTCACCGAGGCCCAGATCCAGGCCCGGCTCAAGGAGATGGCCGCCCAGATCGAGCAGGACTACGAGGGCGAGGAGCTCCTCATCGTCGGCATCCTGCGCGGCGCGGTGATGGTGATGGCCGACCTGGCCCGCTCCTTCACCCGCCACCTCGAGATGGACTGGATGGCGGTGACCTCGTACGGCTCGGGCACCAAGTCCAGCGGCGTCGTGCGGATCCTCAAGGACCTCGACACCGACATCTCGGGGCGTCACGTCGTGATCGTCGACGAGATCATCGACACCGGCCTGACCCTGTCCTGGCTGACCTCGAACCTCACCAGCCGCAACCCCGCCAGCGTCGAGATCGCCACCCTGCTGCGCAAGCCCGAGGCGCTGCAGATGCCGGTCGACGTGAAGTACGTCGGCTGGGACATCCCCAACGAGTTCGTCGTCGGCTACGGCCTGGACTACCGCGAGAAGTACCGCAACCTGCGCGACATCGGCACCCTCGCCCCGCACGTCTACTCCTGA
- the ftsH gene encoding ATP-dependent zinc metalloprotease FtsH, translating into MKRIVKGPWLWIVVAVVGVLLALQFLAPSSGGDEIPASEMTAHIEAGEVESITFVGGDQEIRATLDEGVREDGAEVFSYWVQGTQTRLYNEAQAQVDEGTIEELKTEISRPSALSSFLFSFLPLIIIFIVFLWLLNNMQGGGGRGVMQFAKSKAKLITKDMPKTTFNDVAGCVEAIEELGEIKEFLQEPAKFQAVGAKIPKGVLLYGPPGTGKTLLARAVAGEAGVPFYSISGSDFVEMFVGVGASRVRDLFEQAKENAPAIVFIDEIDAVGRHRGAGMGGGHDEREQTLNQLLVEMDGFDVRGGVILIAATNRPDVLDPALLRPGRFDRQIQVDAPDLAGRHQILQVHSRGKPMSPDINLLSVARRTPGFTGADLANVLNEAALLTARESEKLITDASLDEAIDRVIAGPQRRTRLMSEKEKLITAYHEGGHALVAAALPGNDPVHKITILPRGRALGYTMVLPDEDRYSQPRSQMLDQLAYMLGGRAAEELIFHDPTTGAGNDIEKATSLARAMVTQYGMTERLGAIKLGDSNSEPFLGRDMGHQRNYSEDVAAMVDDETKKLLQAAHQEAFDILEENRDVLDQLVLVLLDKETLDKQQIADVFVPLRRRSVRPAWTGSPDRQPSHIPAVEIPEEIRERARVNGAAETQRNDRGPGHDYGQGGGPDGPGAIITPPGADGDVHGGTPGAGGAPGGPSTPPGPPDDSWRP; encoded by the coding sequence GTGAAGCGCATTGTCAAGGGTCCCTGGCTGTGGATCGTCGTCGCTGTCGTCGGCGTGCTCCTCGCCCTGCAGTTCCTGGCCCCCAGCAGTGGCGGCGACGAGATCCCTGCCTCCGAGATGACCGCCCACATCGAGGCGGGCGAGGTCGAGTCGATCACCTTCGTCGGGGGTGACCAGGAGATCCGCGCGACCCTCGACGAGGGCGTGCGCGAGGACGGCGCGGAGGTCTTCAGCTACTGGGTGCAGGGCACCCAGACCCGCCTCTACAACGAGGCGCAGGCGCAGGTCGACGAGGGCACCATCGAGGAGCTCAAGACCGAGATCTCGCGGCCCAGCGCCCTGAGCTCGTTCCTCTTCTCGTTCCTGCCTCTCATCATCATCTTCATCGTCTTCCTCTGGCTGCTCAACAACATGCAGGGCGGCGGCGGACGCGGCGTCATGCAGTTCGCCAAGTCCAAGGCCAAGCTGATCACCAAGGACATGCCGAAGACGACGTTCAACGACGTCGCCGGCTGCGTCGAGGCCATCGAGGAGCTCGGCGAGATCAAGGAGTTCCTCCAGGAGCCCGCCAAGTTCCAGGCCGTCGGCGCCAAGATCCCCAAGGGCGTCCTGCTCTACGGCCCCCCGGGCACCGGCAAGACGCTGCTCGCCCGCGCCGTCGCCGGCGAGGCCGGCGTCCCGTTCTACTCGATCTCCGGCTCCGACTTCGTCGAGATGTTCGTCGGCGTCGGCGCCTCCCGGGTGCGCGACCTGTTCGAGCAGGCCAAGGAGAACGCCCCGGCCATCGTCTTCATCGACGAGATCGACGCCGTGGGTCGCCACCGCGGCGCCGGCATGGGCGGCGGGCACGACGAGCGCGAGCAGACCCTCAACCAGCTGCTCGTCGAGATGGACGGCTTCGACGTGCGCGGCGGCGTCATCCTGATCGCCGCCACCAACCGACCCGACGTGCTCGACCCGGCGCTGCTGCGCCCGGGCCGCTTCGACCGCCAGATCCAGGTCGACGCCCCGGACCTCGCCGGACGCCACCAGATCCTCCAGGTGCACAGCCGCGGCAAGCCGATGTCGCCCGACATCAACCTGCTCTCGGTCGCTCGTCGTACGCCGGGCTTCACCGGCGCCGACCTGGCCAACGTGCTCAACGAGGCGGCCCTGCTGACCGCACGGGAGAGCGAGAAGCTCATCACCGACGCCTCCCTCGACGAGGCCATCGACCGCGTGATCGCCGGCCCGCAGCGGCGCACCCGCCTGATGAGCGAGAAGGAGAAGCTGATCACGGCCTACCACGAGGGCGGCCACGCCCTCGTCGCGGCGGCGCTGCCGGGCAACGACCCGGTGCACAAGATCACGATCCTGCCGCGCGGGCGGGCCCTGGGCTACACGATGGTGCTGCCCGACGAGGACCGCTACTCCCAGCCGCGCTCGCAGATGCTCGACCAGCTCGCCTACATGCTCGGCGGGCGGGCCGCGGAGGAGCTGATCTTCCACGACCCCACCACCGGCGCCGGCAACGACATCGAGAAGGCCACCAGCCTGGCTCGCGCGATGGTCACGCAGTACGGCATGACCGAGCGCCTCGGGGCGATCAAGCTCGGCGACTCGAACTCGGAGCCGTTCCTGGGCCGCGACATGGGGCACCAGCGCAACTACTCCGAGGACGTCGCGGCGATGGTCGACGACGAGACCAAGAAGCTGCTGCAGGCCGCCCACCAGGAGGCCTTCGACATCCTCGAGGAGAACCGCGACGTGCTCGACCAGCTCGTGCTGGTCCTGCTGGACAAGGAGACCCTCGACAAGCAGCAGATCGCCGACGTCTTCGTGCCGCTGCGCCGCCGCTCGGTGCGTCCGGCCTGGACCGGCTCGCCGGACCGCCAGCCCTCGCACATCCCCGCCGTGGAGATCCCGGAGGAGATCCGCGAGCGCGCCCGCGTCAACGGTGCCGCCGAGACCCAGCGCAACGACCGGGGCCCCGGCCACGACTACGGGCAGGGTGGCGGCCCGGACGGGCCGGGAGCGATCATCACGCCCCCCGGAGCCGACGGCGACGTGCACGGCGGTACGCCGGGTGCCGGCGGTGCGCCGGGCGGCCCGTCCACCCCGCCGGGTCCTCCCGACGACTCGTGGCGGCCGTGA
- the folP gene encoding dihydropteroate synthase, protein MIPAPAVPLGVPLGRPRVMGVVNVTPDSFSDGGRYAAPADAVAHGLALLDEGADLLDIGGESTRPGATRPLVAEELARVVPVIRELADAGAVVSVDTMRHEVAEAALEAGAVVVNDVSGGLADPAVLEVVAAAGATYVAMHWRAHSDRMRDFAVYDEAGGVVAAVCRELEERVEVIRAAGVADDRIVLDPGLGFAKTPAHSWALLRDLDPLLALGHPLLVGASRKSFLGSLLDSSRAGRGGPRPVGEREAAHLAVVLELARAGVWGVRVHDVRSARDALAVWAALTQEEGPHD, encoded by the coding sequence ATGATCCCTGCGCCGGCCGTCCCGCTGGGCGTCCCCCTGGGGCGCCCCCGGGTGATGGGCGTCGTCAACGTCACTCCCGACTCCTTCTCCGACGGCGGCCGGTACGCCGCCCCCGCCGACGCGGTCGCCCACGGGCTCGCGCTGCTGGACGAGGGCGCCGACCTGCTCGACATCGGCGGCGAGTCGACCCGGCCCGGTGCGACGCGCCCGCTGGTGGCCGAGGAGCTGGCCCGCGTGGTGCCGGTGATCCGCGAGCTGGCCGACGCCGGGGCGGTCGTCTCCGTCGACACGATGCGCCACGAGGTGGCCGAGGCCGCGCTCGAGGCCGGCGCCGTGGTGGTCAACGACGTCTCCGGCGGGCTCGCGGACCCGGCCGTGCTCGAGGTCGTCGCGGCCGCGGGTGCGACGTACGTGGCGATGCACTGGCGCGCCCACAGCGACCGGATGCGCGACTTCGCGGTCTACGACGAGGCCGGCGGTGTCGTGGCCGCGGTCTGTCGCGAGCTGGAGGAACGGGTGGAGGTGATCCGGGCCGCCGGCGTGGCCGACGACCGGATCGTGCTGGACCCGGGCCTGGGCTTCGCCAAGACCCCCGCGCACAGCTGGGCGCTGCTGCGCGACCTCGACCCGCTGCTGGCCCTGGGCCACCCTCTGTTGGTGGGCGCGAGCCGCAAGTCGTTCCTGGGCTCGCTGCTGGACTCCTCGCGAGCCGGCAGGGGCGGACCCCGCCCCGTGGGGGAGCGGGAGGCCGCCCACCTGGCCGTCGTGCTCGAGCTGGCCCGAGCCGGCGTCTGGGGGGTGCGGGTGCACGACGTACGGTCGGCACGCGACGCCCTGGCCGTCTGGGCCGCACTGACGCAGGAGGAGGGACCCCATGACTGA
- the folB gene encoding dihydroneopterin aldolase → MTDEISVLGVECFAHHGVLEHEKRDGQTFVLDLTLGLDTAPAAASDDLRDTVDYGSLVAAVKTAVERDPVDLIETVAQRIADVCLLHDRVEWARITVHKPHAPIRATFSDVTLTITRRREDST, encoded by the coding sequence ATGACTGACGAGATCTCGGTCCTCGGCGTGGAGTGCTTCGCCCACCACGGGGTCCTGGAGCACGAGAAGCGCGACGGCCAGACCTTCGTGCTCGACCTCACCCTGGGCCTGGACACCGCACCCGCGGCCGCCTCGGACGACTTGCGCGACACCGTCGACTACGGAAGTCTCGTGGCCGCGGTCAAGACCGCGGTGGAGCGCGACCCCGTCGACCTGATCGAGACGGTGGCCCAGCGGATCGCCGATGTCTGCTTGTTGCACGATCGTGTTGAATGGGCCCGGATCACGGTCCACAAGCCGCACGCCCCCATCCGCGCGACGTTCTCGGACGTCACGCTGACGATCACCCGGAGACGCGAGGACTCGACGTGA
- the folK gene encoding 2-amino-4-hydroxy-6-hydroxymethyldihydropteridine diphosphokinase, with amino-acid sequence MTETPNPHIINADTLTGEMRPIRRVVLALGSNLGERMSMLQGAVNAIADTPDVWVTGVSPVYETEPVDAPEGSRNYLNAVVLADTTLAANRLMDRALAIEDAFERERSEVLNAPRTLDVDLIVVGDRRSNEPHLRLPHPRAAERPFVLKPWFDLEPDASLPERGPIADLLAETGLDGITLREDLTLAVE; translated from the coding sequence GTGACTGAGACCCCCAACCCGCACATCATCAACGCGGACACCCTGACCGGTGAGATGCGCCCCATCCGCCGGGTGGTCCTGGCCCTCGGGTCGAACCTCGGCGAGCGGATGTCCATGCTCCAGGGCGCGGTCAACGCGATCGCCGACACCCCGGACGTCTGGGTCACCGGCGTCTCGCCGGTCTACGAGACCGAGCCGGTCGACGCCCCGGAGGGCTCGCGCAACTACCTGAACGCGGTCGTCCTGGCCGACACCACGCTGGCCGCCAACCGGCTGATGGACCGTGCGCTGGCCATCGAGGACGCCTTCGAGCGGGAGCGCAGCGAGGTCCTCAACGCGCCGCGCACCCTCGACGTCGACCTGATCGTCGTCGGCGACCGGCGCAGCAACGAGCCGCACCTGCGCCTGCCGCACCCGCGCGCCGCCGAGCGCCCCTTCGTGCTCAAGCCGTGGTTCGACCTGGAGCCCGACGCGAGCCTGCCCGAGCGCGGACCGATCGCCGACCTGCTCGCCGAGACCGGCCTGGACGGCATCACGCTGCGCGAGGACCTCACGCTCGCGGTCGAGTGA
- a CDS encoding DUF3180 domain-containing protein, translating to MSEPEGRLTPTSPAALTAAVVLGLVLGWLARPVTTAWLGSAPVVTWVQPALLALVALVVGVTARHTHVSLQQRREPMEPHRAVNRLAFGRASAYAGALVGAGYAGYALSWLGLSAELAGQRMLWSGLAALAGVAVVACGLALERACRVPEDDPDA from the coding sequence GTGAGCGAGCCCGAGGGCCGGCTCACCCCGACCTCGCCCGCCGCGCTGACCGCGGCAGTGGTGCTCGGTCTGGTCCTCGGCTGGCTGGCGCGCCCGGTCACCACGGCGTGGCTCGGCTCGGCGCCGGTGGTCACCTGGGTGCAGCCCGCGCTGCTGGCGCTGGTCGCGCTCGTCGTCGGGGTCACCGCGCGGCACACCCACGTCAGCCTGCAGCAGCGGCGCGAGCCGATGGAGCCGCACCGCGCGGTCAACCGGCTCGCCTTCGGTCGCGCGAGCGCCTACGCCGGCGCGCTCGTGGGCGCCGGGTACGCCGGCTACGCGCTGTCCTGGCTGGGTCTGAGCGCCGAGCTGGCGGGCCAGCGGATGCTCTGGTCGGGGCTGGCCGCCCTCGCCGGTGTGGCCGTCGTCGCGTGCGGGCTGGCGCTCGAGCGCGCGTGTCGCGTGCCTGAGGACGATCCGGACGCCTAG
- a CDS encoding GNAT family N-acetyltransferase, translating into MIPEENLPDENRFESDPGEIFDDLPLPDGWEVGTPDADDPAEVARLTHLLRAHERHGRGWAGAGVDDVLVEVSEHGLRTRENVVIRDPEGQIEAWGSVHDRAGGRMLYSHIVSRELGAPIARKCSDALFEWATAQARAVGEARGLPTQQIDTGAFEDDGRQAEWLTRAGFRKVRTWWQMNRPVTPEEVDLVPDNEEWEARGVRFRLVDREGQGLPDEADLRAVHDVLEQSFNDHFNNFEESYAEFLHRLREDPGHRWNHWWLAEMFDDVPEGLTAEEGRHPAVGALIGTFSENATGPDSSYVSYIGVIEAARGRGVAKGLLRTIISDAARRGRIGVGLEVDADSATNADGLYTSMGWRTKYVTQSWHRDVPVEG; encoded by the coding sequence GTGATTCCCGAGGAGAACCTGCCCGACGAGAACCGCTTCGAGAGCGACCCGGGGGAGATCTTCGACGACCTGCCCCTGCCGGACGGGTGGGAGGTCGGCACGCCGGACGCCGACGACCCGGCCGAGGTCGCCCGCCTGACCCACCTGCTGCGCGCGCACGAGCGGCACGGGCGCGGCTGGGCCGGGGCCGGCGTCGACGACGTGCTGGTCGAGGTCTCCGAGCACGGCCTGCGCACCCGCGAGAACGTCGTGATCCGCGACCCCGAGGGGCAGATCGAGGCCTGGGGCAGCGTCCACGACCGCGCCGGCGGCCGGATGCTCTACTCCCACATCGTCAGCCGCGAGCTGGGCGCGCCGATCGCGCGCAAGTGCTCGGACGCCCTCTTCGAGTGGGCCACCGCGCAGGCCCGCGCCGTCGGCGAGGCCCGTGGGCTGCCGACCCAGCAGATCGACACCGGTGCCTTCGAGGACGACGGGCGCCAGGCCGAGTGGCTGACCCGCGCCGGCTTCCGCAAGGTGCGCACCTGGTGGCAGATGAACCGCCCGGTGACACCCGAGGAGGTCGACCTGGTCCCCGACAACGAGGAGTGGGAGGCCCGCGGGGTGCGCTTCCGCCTCGTCGACCGCGAGGGCCAGGGGCTGCCCGACGAGGCCGACCTCCGCGCCGTGCACGACGTGCTCGAGCAGTCCTTCAACGACCACTTCAACAACTTCGAGGAGAGCTACGCGGAGTTCCTGCACCGGCTGCGCGAGGACCCCGGGCACCGCTGGAACCACTGGTGGCTCGCCGAGATGTTCGACGACGTCCCCGAGGGCCTCACCGCCGAGGAGGGCCGGCACCCCGCGGTCGGTGCCCTGATCGGCACGTTCTCCGAGAACGCGACCGGTCCGGACTCGTCGTACGTCTCCTACATCGGCGTCATCGAGGCCGCCCGCGGACGCGGGGTGGCCAAGGGCCTGCTGCGCACGATCATCAGCGACGCGGCCCGCCGCGGCCGGATCGGGGTGGGCCTCGAGGTCGACGCCGACTCCGCCACCAACGCCGACGGGCTCTACACCTCCATGGGCTGGCGCACGAAGTACGTGACCCAGTCCTGGCACCGCGACGTCCCCGTCGAGGGCTGA
- a CDS encoding ABC transporter ATP-binding protein: MDATGSAPANVMIRLSGVGKRYDDGTVAVQDLDLEVLEGEMVVLVGPSGCGKSTTLKMINRLIEPSTGTIEIDGRDVTTADPVELRRGIGYVIQQIGLFPHQKIITNVMTVPLLYGESKATARARATELLELVGLDPALHAERYPHQLSGGQRQRVGVARALAADPPVLLMDEPFGAVDPVVRVRLQEEFLRLQRDLGKTVVMVTHDIDEAVRMGHRVAVFAEGGRLAQYGTPAELLAHPADEFVADFVGSEKSLRRLSVVPLRREHLEPMDGVSAGQLGAAIDLDTSLEGALVHLLGSDKSMVGVREGVQFVGVLTPAGVHRALRASLAEQA, encoded by the coding sequence ATGGACGCTACCGGGTCAGCACCCGCGAACGTGATGATCCGCCTCTCCGGCGTGGGCAAGCGCTACGACGACGGGACGGTCGCCGTGCAGGACCTCGACCTCGAGGTGCTCGAGGGCGAGATGGTCGTGCTCGTGGGCCCCTCGGGGTGCGGCAAGTCGACGACCCTGAAGATGATCAACCGGCTCATCGAGCCCAGCACCGGCACGATCGAGATCGACGGGCGCGACGTGACCACCGCCGACCCCGTCGAGCTGCGCCGCGGGATCGGCTACGTCATCCAGCAGATCGGGCTCTTCCCGCACCAGAAGATCATCACCAACGTGATGACAGTGCCGCTGCTGTACGGGGAGTCGAAGGCGACCGCGCGCGCCCGCGCCACCGAGCTGCTCGAGCTCGTCGGGCTCGACCCCGCGCTGCACGCCGAGCGCTACCCCCACCAGCTCTCCGGGGGTCAGCGCCAGCGCGTCGGTGTCGCCCGCGCCCTGGCCGCCGACCCGCCGGTGCTGCTGATGGACGAGCCCTTCGGCGCCGTCGACCCCGTCGTGCGGGTCCGGTTGCAGGAGGAGTTCCTGCGCCTGCAGCGCGACCTGGGCAAGACCGTCGTGATGGTCACCCACGACATCGATGAGGCGGTGCGGATGGGCCACCGGGTCGCGGTCTTCGCCGAGGGCGGCCGGCTCGCGCAGTACGGCACACCCGCGGAGCTCCTCGCCCACCCCGCTGACGAGTTCGTCGCCGACTTCGTCGGCTCCGAGAAGAGCCTGCGGCGACTGAGCGTCGTACCCCTGCGGCGCGAGCACCTGGAGCCGATGGACGGCGTCAGCGCCGGTCAGCTCGGCGCGGCCATCGACCTCGACACCAGCCTCGAGGGCGCCCTGGTGCACCTGCTGGGCAGCGACAAGTCGATGGTCGGGGTGCGCGAGGGCGTGCAGTTCGTCGGCGTGCTGACCCCCGCCGGGGTGCACCGCGCGCTCCGCGCGTCGCTGGCCGAGCAGGCCTGA
- a CDS encoding ABC transporter permease yields the protein MTLLAQAADGPSCYGRLTNEWLCWDYVVDYRPEIVEATIEHVAITLASVAFALALSMPLALLARRVPRLESAVLGVSTGLYTVPSLALFPLLVPFTGLSPTTVVIGLGLYALTILVRAILEGLRAVPEEVRESARGLGYGDGRLLLRIELPLAVPVVMAGLRVATVSTVALTTVGSLVAYGGLGNLIADGVQSNFRAQLLTAAVLCVVLAVLLDVLIVLSQRLLTPWTRTAG from the coding sequence GTGACCTTACTCGCGCAGGCCGCCGACGGGCCGAGCTGCTACGGGCGTCTCACCAACGAGTGGCTGTGCTGGGACTACGTGGTCGACTACCGCCCCGAGATCGTCGAGGCGACCATCGAGCACGTGGCGATCACGCTCGCCTCGGTCGCCTTCGCGCTGGCCCTGTCGATGCCGCTGGCCCTGCTGGCCCGCCGGGTGCCGCGCCTGGAGAGCGCCGTCCTGGGGGTCAGCACGGGCCTCTACACGGTGCCCTCGCTGGCGCTCTTCCCGCTGCTGGTCCCCTTCACCGGCCTCAGCCCCACCACCGTGGTCATCGGGCTGGGGCTCTACGCGCTCACGATCCTGGTGCGCGCGATCCTCGAGGGGCTGCGGGCGGTGCCGGAGGAGGTCCGCGAGTCCGCCCGTGGGCTCGGGTACGGCGACGGGCGGCTGCTGCTGCGCATCGAGCTGCCGCTCGCGGTGCCGGTCGTGATGGCGGGGCTGCGGGTGGCCACCGTCTCGACCGTGGCGCTGACGACCGTCGGCTCCCTGGTCGCCTACGGGGGTCTGGGCAACCTGATCGCCGACGGGGTGCAGAGCAACTTCCGCGCCCAGCTGCTCACCGCGGCCGTCCTCTGCGTGGTGCTCGCGGTGCTGCTCGACGTCCTGATCGTGCTCTCCCAGCGTCTGCTGACGCCCTGGACCCGGACGGCGGGCTGA
- a CDS encoding ABC transporter permease encodes MNVLLDALAYLREADNWSGSGGMLQLLVQQLLITVTALLAAMLVGLPIALWLGHLGRGGFLAINISNVGRAVPTFALLAIFVSGDPWGWTAGAFPGTGTVGPFGRAGISTLVALALFALPPLITNAYVAVREVPADVRESARGMGMSGWQQFRRAELPLALPLVMSGVRLALVQVWATATIAALVAGPGLGRVITDGFFRTDYGKGIAGAIVVAVVALLLELGAAGAQRLLDPLGRATRAGSGNGRARRGEGRVSSEAPTLEAAASSGG; translated from the coding sequence GTGAACGTGCTCCTCGACGCCCTCGCCTACCTGCGCGAGGCCGACAACTGGTCCGGATCGGGAGGGATGCTGCAGCTGCTGGTCCAGCAGCTGCTGATCACCGTCACCGCCCTGCTGGCCGCGATGCTGGTCGGCCTGCCGATCGCCCTGTGGCTGGGCCACCTGGGGCGCGGTGGGTTCCTGGCCATCAACATCTCCAACGTCGGTCGCGCGGTGCCGACCTTCGCGCTGCTCGCGATCTTCGTGAGCGGCGACCCCTGGGGCTGGACCGCCGGCGCGTTCCCCGGCACCGGCACCGTCGGCCCCTTCGGGCGTGCCGGCATCTCGACCCTGGTCGCCCTGGCGCTCTTCGCACTGCCCCCGCTGATCACCAACGCCTACGTCGCCGTGCGCGAGGTGCCGGCCGACGTGCGCGAGTCGGCCCGGGGCATGGGGATGAGTGGCTGGCAGCAGTTCCGGCGCGCCGAGCTGCCGCTGGCCCTGCCGCTGGTGATGTCGGGCGTGCGCCTGGCGCTGGTGCAGGTCTGGGCGACGGCCACGATCGCGGCGCTGGTCGCCGGTCCGGGCCTCGGGCGGGTCATCACCGACGGGTTCTTCCGCACCGACTACGGCAAGGGCATCGCCGGGGCGATCGTGGTCGCCGTGGTGGCGCTGCTGCTCGAGCTCGGGGCGGCCGGGGCGCAGCGCCTGCTGGACCCCCTGGGGCGCGCGACCCGGGCCGGGTCCGGCAACGGCCGTGCGCGCAGGGGTGAGGGCCGGGTGTCCTCGGAGGCGCCTACGCTGGAGGCAGCCGCCTCATCGGGCGGGTGA
- a CDS encoding ABC transporter substrate-binding protein, with amino-acid sequence MVRRSLAAVVSAGALLLAACAGDDLADDASEDTSTSGSGGGAVTIASQSFPEAALVASMYELLLADAGYDPTVQLVDSRDAYMATFPGDVDIVPEYVGGIVNYLNDTSDEGSGEPIVAGDGEELAEKGADLLDTAGIELLDLSEATDTNAYFVSQERADEEGWSVLSDLEGESVVLAAAPDCKGRLDCEAGLSNEYGIDVTKVLPLGYAGDQTYQSVLKGESDLGQTSTTDGTLESLGLVVLDDDQEIQPAQNLVPAVSQDFLEDNADVEDLLNELMAALTTDKLTELNGRMSLDREKAEDVARDFLESEGLL; translated from the coding sequence ATGGTGCGACGTTCCCTGGCCGCGGTGGTCTCCGCCGGCGCCCTCCTCCTGGCCGCATGCGCCGGAGACGACCTCGCCGACGACGCCAGCGAGGACACCTCGACCAGCGGCAGCGGCGGCGGAGCGGTGACCATCGCCTCGCAGTCGTTCCCCGAGGCCGCGCTGGTGGCCTCGATGTACGAGCTGCTGCTCGCCGACGCCGGCTACGACCCGACGGTCCAGCTCGTCGACTCGCGCGACGCCTACATGGCCACCTTCCCCGGCGACGTCGACATCGTCCCGGAGTACGTCGGCGGCATCGTGAACTACCTCAACGACACCAGCGACGAGGGCTCCGGCGAGCCGATCGTGGCCGGTGACGGCGAGGAGCTGGCCGAGAAGGGTGCGGACCTCCTCGACACGGCCGGCATCGAGCTGCTCGACCTCTCGGAGGCCACCGACACCAACGCCTACTTCGTCTCCCAGGAGCGGGCCGACGAGGAGGGCTGGTCGGTGCTCTCCGACCTCGAGGGCGAGTCCGTCGTCCTCGCGGCCGCCCCCGACTGCAAGGGCCGCCTCGACTGCGAGGCCGGGCTCAGCAACGAGTACGGCATCGACGTCACCAAGGTGCTGCCGCTCGGCTACGCCGGCGACCAGACCTACCAGTCGGTCCTCAAGGGCGAGTCCGACCTGGGCCAGACCAGCACCACCGACGGCACCCTGGAGTCCCTGGGCCTCGTCGTCCTCGACGACGACCAGGAGATCCAGCCCGCGCAGAACCTGGTGCCCGCCGTCTCCCAGGACTTCCTCGAGGACAACGCGGACGTCGAGGACCTGCTCAACGAGCTGATGGCGGCCCTGACCACCGACAAGCTCACCGAGCTCAACGGCCGGATGTCGCTGGACCGCGAGAAGGCCGAGGACGTCGCCCGCGACTTCCTGGAGTCCGAGGGCCTGCTCTGA